The nucleotide sequence GGCTTCTCGCCGTGCTGGAGACCCTCGACGCCGCGGCCCTGCACCGGTGGTGTGCGGGTGGGCTGGCCGCGCTCAAGCGGCACCAGGACGAGATCAACCAGCTGAACGTCTATCCGGTTCCCGACGGCGACACCGGCACCAACCTGGTGCTCACGATGAGCTCCGCCGCGCAGGCACTCCGGATGGAGCGGGAGGATCCGGGCAGCCACCACCGGCCGGCGCACGCCCGGGTGCTCCGGCTGCTGGCCCGGGGCGCGCTGCTCGGGGCCCGCGGCAACTCGGGCGTGATCGTCTCGCAGATCCTGCGCGGCCTGGCCGACGCGCTCGGCGAGACCCCCGAGGTCCGGGGCCGGGCCCTCGCGGCGGCGCTGCGGGTGGCCAGCACGGCGGCCTACGGCGCGGTGGCCGAGCAGGTGGAGGGGACCGTGCTCAGCGTCGTCGACGCCGCGGCGACCGCCGCCGAACGGGCCGACACCGACGATCTGGCGGCGGTGACCCGGGCCGCCGCGACCGCCGCCGACGAGGCGTTGGCGCGTACCCCGGAGCAGTTGCCGGCGCTGGCCCGGGCCGGCGTGGTGGACGCCGGTGGGCGCGGGCTCTGCGTCCTGCTGGACGCGCTGGTCGAGGTGGTCACCGGCGCCGCCCCGGACCGGCCCGGCGCCACTCCCGCACCGCCGCGCCGGCCGCTGGCGGCGGCCCGGGAGACCGGCTCGTCCGAGTACGCCTACGAGGTGCAGTTCCTGCTCGACGCCGACCTCGCGGCGGTACGCCGGCTGCGCGCCGAACTGGCCCGGCTGGGCGACTCGCTGGTGGTGGTCGGGGACGAGGCGGACCCGTCCGGCAGGTCGACCTGGAACGTGCACGTGCACGTCAACGACGTCGGTGCGGCGATCGAGGCCGGTGTGCTGGCCGGCCGGCCGTACCAGATCACGGTCACCCGGTTCGAGGACCATCTCCCCGGGGCAACCCCGGCGGAGCCGGCCGGGGCGGAAGCGCCGGAGCGTGCGGCGGTGGTGGTGGCGTCCGGGCCCGGCCTGGCGGCGATCTTCGAGGCGGAGGGCGCGACCGTACTGGACGGCAACCCGTCGGCCGGCGAGCTGCTCGCGGCGGTCCGGTCCACCGGCGCGTCCCGGGTGGTGGTGCTGCCGAACGACCCGAACACCCAGGCGGTGGCCCGGATCGCGGCCGAGGAGGCGCAGCGGCTCGGGATCTCGGTCAGCGTGGTGCCGACCCGCTCCCCGGTGCAGGCGCTGGCCGCGCTCGCCGTCCGGGACCCGGCCCGCCGGTTCGCCGACGACGTGATCGCGATGGCCGAGGCGGCCGGCGCATGCCGGTACGCCGAGGTCTGCCACGCCGGCCGGGAGGCGCTGACCGTCGCCGGCCGCTGCCAGCCGGGCGACGTGCTGGGGCTGGTGGACGGCGAGGTGCACCTGATCGGCGGCGACCTGGTGCAGACCTGCGCCGCGCTGCTCGACCGGATGCTCGGCGGCGGCGGCGAACTGGTCACCCTGCTGCTCGGCGCCGACGCCCCGGACGAGCTGGCCGAGGTGCTCCGGGCCCACATCGCCCGCCGCTGGCCCTTCGTCGAGGTGCACCACTACTCGGGCGGGCAGCCGTTCTATCCCCTGCTGGTGGGCGTCGAGTGACCCCGCCGGGGAAAGCGGGTGACTCCGATGACAGCGCTCGTGGAGGGCCGATGACAGCGAACGAACCGACCTCGGCCGCGACGGCGGCGACGCCGGTCGGGCTGGAGACGCCGCTGCGCAAGCTGGTCGGGGAGAAGACGGCGAAGGCGCTGGCCGGCCACCTCGGGCTGGAGACGGCCGGCGACCTGCTCTACCACTTCCCCCGCCGCTACGACGAGCGGGGCGAGCACACCGACATCCGTTCCCTGGAGGTCGGCGAGCAGGTCACCGTGCTCGGCCAGGTGCAGCGGACGGCGGTCCGGCCGATGCGCCAGCGCCGGGGAAACCTGCTGGAGGTGACCGTCGGGGACGGCTCCGGCGGCGTACTCACGCTCACCTTCTTCGGCAACCAGGTGTGGCGGGAGCGGGACCTCAGGCCCGGCCGGTGGGGGATGTTCGCCGGCAAGGTCACCGAGTTCCGGGGCAAACGGCAGCTCAACGGCCCGGAGTACGTCCTGCTCGGTGACGGCAGCGGTGGCGGCGACGGCAGCGGTGGCAGCGGCCACGGTGGCCAGCCGGGCGGCGGCGGTGAGCTGGGCGAGGAGATCGAGGAGTTCGCCGGGGCGCTGATCCCGGTCTACCCGGCCGCCGCGGCGGTGCCGACCTGGGTGATCGCCCGCTGTGTCCGGGTGGTCCTGGACACGGTCGCGCCGCCGGACGACCCGCTGCCGGGGACGCTGCGGGCCACCCGCAACCTGGTCGGGCTGGCCACCGCACTGCGCGAGATCCACCGGCCGGCGAGCAAGGAGGAACTGTACCGGGCCCGGCACCGGTTGAAGTGGGACGAGGCGTTCGCCCTGCAACTGACCCTGGTGCAGCGCAAGTACCGGGCGGCGGCCTGGCCGGCCCGGCCCCGGCCGCACCGCGAGGGCGGGCTGCTCACCGCGTTCGACGGGCGGCTGCCGTACGAGCTGACCGACGGGCAGCGCCGGGTCGGCGAGGAGGTCGCGGCCGACCTGGGTACCGCGCACCCGATGCACCGGCTGCTCCAGGGCGAGGTCGGCTCCGGCAAGACCGTCTGCGCGCTGCGCGCGATGCTCCAGGTGGTCGACGCGGGCGGCCAGGCGGCGCTGCTGGCCCCGACCGAGGTACTCGCCGCACAGCACTACCGGGGCATGCTCGACCTGCTCGGCCCGCTCGGCCGGGCCGGCGAGCTGGACGGCGACCCGGAGGGCACCCGGCTGGCCCTGGTCACCGGCTCGCTCGGCGCGGCGGCCCGGCGCAGGGCACTGGAGACCGTCGCGGCCGGGGAGGCCGGCATCGTCGTCGGCACCCACGCCCTGCTCTACGAGGGAGTCGACTTCGCCGACCTCGGGCTGGTGGTGGTGGACGAGCAGCACCGGTTCGGGGTCGAGCAGCGGGACGCGCTGCGGGCCAAGGCCGAGCAGCCGCCGCACGTGCTGGTGATGACCGCGACGCCGATCCCGCGCACCGTGGCGATGACCGTCTACGGCGACCTGGAGATCTCCACCCTCTCCCAGTTGCCGCGCGGCCGGTCGCCGATCGCCTCGCACGTCGTACCGGCGGCGGAGAAGCCGGCGTACCTGGACCGGGCCTGGCGACGGCTGCGCGAGGAGGTGGCCGCCGGGCACCAGGCGTACGTGGTCTGCCCGCGGATCGGCGACCAGGCGGCGACCGCCGAGGAGGTCGGCGCGGTCGGCGAGGACGGTCGGCGCCCCCCGCTGGCGGTGGCCGAGGTGGCACCGCTGCTCGCCGAGGGTCCACTGCACGGCCTGCGGATCGGCGTACTGCACGGGCGGTTGCCGGCCGACGAGAAGGACTCGGTGATGCGGACCTTCGCGGCCGGCGAGCTGGACGTGCTGGTGGCGACCACTGTGATCGAGGTCGGTGTCGACGTACCGAACGCGACCGTGATGGTCGTGCTCGACGCGGACCGGTTCGGCGTCTCCCAACTGCACCAGTTGCGCGGCCGGGTCGGCCGGGGTTCGGCCGCCGGTCTCTGCCTGCTGGTCACCGAGGCCGTCGAGGGTACGCCGGCTCGGGAGCGGCTGGACGCGGTCGCCTCCACCACCGACGGTTTCCGGCTGGCCGAACTCGACCTGGAACAGCGGCGCGAAGGCGACGTACTCGGTGCCACCCAGTCGGGGCGACGCTCGCACCTGCGGCTGTTGTCGCTGCTGCGCGACACGGAGCTGATCCGGGACGCCCGGGTCGAGGCGATCGCCCTGGTGGAGGAGGACCCGGAGCTGGACCGGCATCCGGCACTGGCCGCCTCGGTGGCGGCCCTGGTGGACGAGGAACGCGCCGAGTACCTGGAAAAGGGCTGACCCGGAAGCCGACCGGGTCCGGTGATCTGAAACGCCGAGGGCGCGCCGACCGTTTCCGGTCGACGCGCCCTCGCTGTCACTCAGTCGTGTGCTGAACTGCCTGGTCGCGGTTTCGCGCTCAGGCGGTGAAGGTCACCCGACGGCGGCGGGCCATGATGAACAGGAACACGCCGAGTCCGAGCAGGGCCAGGGCGCCCGCGGCGATGCCGCCAGCGGCCGCACCCGTCACCGGCAGGCCGGGCTCCTCGCCACCGCCACCGCCACCGCAGTTGGCCGGCTTCTCGAAGGTCGCCTCCAGCGGCTCCAGGTCGAGCTCGGGGAAGACGATCGTCGCGGTGGTGGCGTCGCCCGCCTCGAAGGTCACGACGACCGGCTCCTTGTTGCCCGCGGGCACCGACACGGTCTTGGTCTCACCCGCGTAGGTCACCTCGGCCTTGAGCGGGGTGTTGC is from Micromonospora sp. WMMD1102 and encodes:
- a CDS encoding DAK2 domain-containing protein, producing the protein MLETLDAAALHRWCAGGLAALKRHQDEINQLNVYPVPDGDTGTNLVLTMSSAAQALRMEREDPGSHHRPAHARVLRLLARGALLGARGNSGVIVSQILRGLADALGETPEVRGRALAAALRVASTAAYGAVAEQVEGTVLSVVDAAATAAERADTDDLAAVTRAAATAADEALARTPEQLPALARAGVVDAGGRGLCVLLDALVEVVTGAAPDRPGATPAPPRRPLAAARETGSSEYAYEVQFLLDADLAAVRRLRAELARLGDSLVVVGDEADPSGRSTWNVHVHVNDVGAAIEAGVLAGRPYQITVTRFEDHLPGATPAEPAGAEAPERAAVVVASGPGLAAIFEAEGATVLDGNPSAGELLAAVRSTGASRVVVLPNDPNTQAVARIAAEEAQRLGISVSVVPTRSPVQALAALAVRDPARRFADDVIAMAEAAGACRYAEVCHAGREALTVAGRCQPGDVLGLVDGEVHLIGGDLVQTCAALLDRMLGGGGELVTLLLGADAPDELAEVLRAHIARRWPFVEVHHYSGGQPFYPLLVGVE
- the recG gene encoding ATP-dependent DNA helicase RecG; translated protein: MTANEPTSAATAATPVGLETPLRKLVGEKTAKALAGHLGLETAGDLLYHFPRRYDERGEHTDIRSLEVGEQVTVLGQVQRTAVRPMRQRRGNLLEVTVGDGSGGVLTLTFFGNQVWRERDLRPGRWGMFAGKVTEFRGKRQLNGPEYVLLGDGSGGGDGSGGSGHGGQPGGGGELGEEIEEFAGALIPVYPAAAAVPTWVIARCVRVVLDTVAPPDDPLPGTLRATRNLVGLATALREIHRPASKEELYRARHRLKWDEAFALQLTLVQRKYRAAAWPARPRPHREGGLLTAFDGRLPYELTDGQRRVGEEVAADLGTAHPMHRLLQGEVGSGKTVCALRAMLQVVDAGGQAALLAPTEVLAAQHYRGMLDLLGPLGRAGELDGDPEGTRLALVTGSLGAAARRRALETVAAGEAGIVVGTHALLYEGVDFADLGLVVVDEQHRFGVEQRDALRAKAEQPPHVLVMTATPIPRTVAMTVYGDLEISTLSQLPRGRSPIASHVVPAAEKPAYLDRAWRRLREEVAAGHQAYVVCPRIGDQAATAEEVGAVGEDGRRPPLAVAEVAPLLAEGPLHGLRIGVLHGRLPADEKDSVMRTFAAGELDVLVATTVIEVGVDVPNATVMVVLDADRFGVSQLHQLRGRVGRGSAAGLCLLVTEAVEGTPARERLDAVASTTDGFRLAELDLEQRREGDVLGATQSGRRSHLRLLSLLRDTELIRDARVEAIALVEEDPELDRHPALAASVAALVDEERAEYLEKG